From one Ctenopharyngodon idella isolate HZGC_01 chromosome 15, HZGC01, whole genome shotgun sequence genomic stretch:
- the LOC127495905 gene encoding E3 ubiquitin/ISG15 ligase TRIM25-like isoform X3, with translation MAESAVSQYVDQFSCPVCLDPLKEPVTIPCGHSYCMSCITDCWGQKEQGPPYRCPQCRESFSQRPLLKKNTLIAEMMETLQKTSLQTAAVECDVCTTEKNRAVKSCLQCLASFCQTHLQLHYESPAFMKHKLVEASRYIQENICLSHGKLLEIYCQDDHQCICCLCTDNHKGHSVVSVDSEWTSKKKELKEIKEECQKLIQEREREFSSRDHGGH, from the exons ATGGCAGAGTCTGCAGTGAGTCAGTATGTGGATCAGTTCAGCTGTCCAGTCTGTTTGGATCCTCTGAAGGAGCCGGTGACGATtccctgtggacacagttactgtatgAGCTGTATTACTGACTGCTGGGGCCAGAAGGAGCAGGGGCCGCCGTACCGCTGTCCCCAATGCAGAGAGAGCTTCAGTCAGAGACCTCTACTGAAGAAGAACACTCTGATAGCTGAGATGATGGAGACGCTGCAGAAGACGTCCCTACAAACGGCTGCTGTGGAGTGTGATGTTTGCACTACAGAGAAGAACAGAGCTGTAAAGTCCTGTCTGCAGTGCTTGGCCTCCTTCTGTCAAACTCACCTACAGCTTCACTATGAATCTCCTGCGTTTATGAAGCACAAACTAGTCGAAGCTTCCAGATACATTCAGGAGAACATCTGCCTCAGTCATGGGAAACTTCTGGAGATTTACTGTCAGGATGATCATCAATgcatttgttgtttgtgtactgATAATCATAAAGGACACAGTGTGGTGTCTGTGGATTCAGAATGGACTAGTAAAAAG AAAGAGTTGAAGGAGATAAAGGAGGAGTGTCAGAAGCTGATCCAGGAGCGAGAGAGAG
- the LOC127495905 gene encoding E3 ubiquitin/ISG15 ligase TRIM25-like isoform X2, with amino-acid sequence MAESAVSQYVDQFSCPVCLDPLKEPVTIPCGHSYCMSCITDCWGQKEQGPPYRCPQCRESFSQRPLLKKNTLIAEMMETLQKTSLQTAAVECDVCTTEKNRAVKSCLQCLASFCQTHLQLHYESPAFMKHKLVEASRYIQENICLSHGKLLEIYCQDDHQCICCLCTDNHKGHSVVSVDSEWTSKKKELKEIKEECQKLIQERERGQQDLIEAVKLLKIFVSLTEFSSRDHGGH; translated from the exons ATGGCAGAGTCTGCAGTGAGTCAGTATGTGGATCAGTTCAGCTGTCCAGTCTGTTTGGATCCTCTGAAGGAGCCGGTGACGATtccctgtggacacagttactgtatgAGCTGTATTACTGACTGCTGGGGCCAGAAGGAGCAGGGGCCGCCGTACCGCTGTCCCCAATGCAGAGAGAGCTTCAGTCAGAGACCTCTACTGAAGAAGAACACTCTGATAGCTGAGATGATGGAGACGCTGCAGAAGACGTCCCTACAAACGGCTGCTGTGGAGTGTGATGTTTGCACTACAGAGAAGAACAGAGCTGTAAAGTCCTGTCTGCAGTGCTTGGCCTCCTTCTGTCAAACTCACCTACAGCTTCACTATGAATCTCCTGCGTTTATGAAGCACAAACTAGTCGAAGCTTCCAGATACATTCAGGAGAACATCTGCCTCAGTCATGGGAAACTTCTGGAGATTTACTGTCAGGATGATCATCAATgcatttgttgtttgtgtactgATAATCATAAAGGACACAGTGTGGTGTCTGTGGATTCAGAATGGACTAGTAAAAAG AAAGAGTTGAAGGAGATAAAGGAGGAGTGTCAGAAGCTGATCCAGGAGCGAGAGAGAGGTCAGCAGGATCTCATTGAAGCTGTGAAGCTTCTTAAA
- the LOC127495922 gene encoding tripartite motif-containing protein 29-like, translated as MMETLQKTSLQTAAVECDVCTTEKNRAVKSCLQCLASFCQTHLQLHYESPAFMKHKLVEASRNLQENICLSHGKLLEIYCQYDRQCICCLCVTDNHKNHSVVSVDSECTRKKKELKEIKVACQKLIQERERGQREISEAVKSFKSSALETMEDIEKVFTELICSLERKHSEIKEQIRAQEKMEIDRAEELHKHLDQELTELRKRQAEIEKLLITDDQIHCVKSCQSVCVLPTFEDIPSFTQHTHLSFKDISISAFKEVLEDVYQQQTARISREVSNVSVVKSPEPKTQNDFLKCKLTCGFFKANTH; from the exons ATGATGGAGACGCTGCAGAAGACGTCCCTACAAACGGCTGCTGTGGAGTGTGATGTTTGCACTACAGAGAAGAACAGAGCTGTAAAGTCCTGTCTGCAGTGCTTGGCCTCCTTCTGTCAAACTCATCTGCAGCTTCACTATGAATCTCCTGCGTTTATGAAGCACAAACTAGTCGAAGCTTCCAGAAACCTTCAGGAGAACATCTGCCTCAGTCATGGGAAACTTCTGGAGATTTACTGCCAGTATGATCGTCAATGcatttgttgtttgtgtgtgactGACAATCATAAAAACCACAGTGTGGTGTCTGTGGACTCAGAATGTACTAGAAAAAAG AAAGAGTTAAAGGAGATAAAGGTGGCGTGTCAGAAGCTGATCCAGGAGCGAGAGAGAGGTCAGCGGGAAATTAGTGAAGCTGTGAAGTCTTTTAAA AGTTCAGCGCTAGAGACCATGGAGGACATTGAGAAGGTCTTCACTGAGCTCATCTGCTCTCTTGAGAGGAAACACTCTGAGATTAAAGAGCAGATCAGAGCTCAGGAGAAGATGGAGATAGATCGAGCAGAGGAACTTCACAAACATCTGGATCAAGAGCTGACAGAACTCAGAAAAAGACAAGCAGAGATTGAGAAACTTCTGATTACTGATGATCAGATCCATTGTGTGAAG AGCTgtcagtctgtgtgtgttttacccACATTTGAAGACATTCCCAGCTTCACTCAACACACTCATCTGTCTTTTAAAGACATTTCAATCTCAGCATTTAAGGAGGTTTTGGAGGATGTCTATCAACAACAAACAGCCAGAATATCTCGAGAAG TGTCAAATGTCTCTGTTGTAAAGTCTCCAGAACCAAAGacccaaaatgattttttgaagTGTAAGTTGACCTGTGGTTTCTTCAAGGCAAACACTCATTAA